The Triticum urartu cultivar G1812 chromosome 6, Tu2.1, whole genome shotgun sequence genome includes the window CAGGCTATTCGCCGCCATGCACTTCCACACCTTGATCCCTGTCTCCCAGTCACGAGTATCCAAGAACATGCTGAGCGCAAGTGAACAATTCGCCTCATTTGGCCAACACTCGTTCTTGACCATCTCTTTAAATATTGCAGACGCCTCCCGGAGCTTCCTCCCCTTGAGCAAGAGCTTGAGGACCACATTGTATGTGTCTGTGTCAGGAAACACTCCATAGGTGGCCATGTCATCGAGGTACTTCACAGTAACCTCAGCATGCCCCAGAGTGCCCTGCAACATGATCATCGTGGTGTACATTTCCTTATCTGGGACGAGCCCACGGCGAAGGACAAAGTCATCCCAGAGAACCACAGCACTGCGCAATTCGCGTGCCTCAAGGTGTGCCGCCAGTGCAGCACGGAGGAACTTCTCCCCTGGTGAACACCTGTACCGGCGCAAGACAGCCAGATATTCCATCGCATCCGAGAGCGCCGTGGAAGAGCCACTTGAAACTAGTGTTGTAAGGAAAGAGTCGTAGGCAGGCACATTGGCAGGATCGAAGTCGAGAGCGTGCACCATTTCGTCGAACACCTCACGCGCAACGGCCGCGTTGCCGGCAGCCTCACAACCCTCCAGAAGGATGGCGTAGGAGTCGGCATCCGGCCGAGTGCCGGCCTCGGCACGTGCCACGGGGATCGCGGCGCGGGCGTCATCCAGCCGGGAGGCGCGGCAGAGCGCGGACAGGAGGGAGTTGAGCGCCGGCGTGTCGCGGTCCATGCCGTACCTGGGCATTTCCACAAACGCCTTGAGGGGGGAGCTGGTGGGGCTGGCCGCCAGGGAGGAGAAGACGGAGGCGAAGGTGGCGAGGGAGAGCAGGCCCTGGGCCCGCATGGAGCCGACGGTGTCCCACATGGGGTCGAAGAGGCGGTTCTTGCCGAGGAGGTCGATGATGAGGTTCCACGAGTAGGGGGAGTGCTGGTGGTGCAGGTGGCGGTGGCCCGCCCAGcggaagaaggcggcggcgccgCGCGGGTGCGCGTAGGAGAAGCGGAGCACCTGCTCGACGTCGGAGGTGGTGACGCGGAcgtcggcgtcgtcgagggctgcCTCCACGTCGGAGGCGGAGGAGGCCAGGATCTCGCAGAGGAGACGGATCTTGGGGGCCAGGTCGGGCGCGTCCTTGTACGTGGGGAACGCCGGGGCGGCCGGCTCGCGGGCGCGCTTGGCCTCCGGGCcgtcgccggcgccggcgccggccgcGTCTGACGGCCGCTTCTCCCGGCGGTCCGACATCTCGCCTCGACGGGTTCGGGCGCCGCCGCGACGGGGACTCTCGGGGGTGGGGGTG containing:
- the LOC125514324 gene encoding pentatricopeptide repeat-containing protein At1g77360, mitochondrial-like: MSDRREKRPSDAAGAGAGDGPEAKRAREPAAPAFPTYKDAPDLAPKIRLLCEILASSASDVEAALDDADVRVTTSDVEQVLRFSYAHPRGAAAFFRWAGHRHLHHQHSPYSWNLIIDLLGKNRLFDPMWDTVGSMRAQGLLSLATFASVFSSLAASPTSSPLKAFVEMPRYGMDRDTPALNSLLSALCRASRLDDARAAIPVARAEAGTRPDADSYAILLEGCEAAGNAAVAREVFDEMVHALDFDPANVPAYDSFLTTLVSSGSSTALSDAMEYLAVLRRYRCSPGEKFLRAALAAHLEARELRSAVVLWDDFVLRRGLVPDKEMYTTMIMLQGTLGHAEVTVKYLDDMATYGVFPDTDTYNVVLKLLLKGRKLREASAIFKEMVKNECWPNEANCSLALSMFLDTRDWETGIKVWKCMAANSLPPLEEGGNMLVSKLKDEMLPEACKYAEDMIDQGIKLSSSTLAKLRHSLGKVKKGDIHDRLLAKWKAH